From a single Silene latifolia isolate original U9 population chromosome 6, ASM4854445v1, whole genome shotgun sequence genomic region:
- the LOC141587985 gene encoding uncharacterized protein LOC141587985, which translates to MALPKHRFMIWLMFRNALNLKDKFCGIGVCSDDKCCVCDADKETINHLFLQCRYSLLILQGICTWLHIPIPTGNGIILIGRRNWAPVQKSICLAVVMAFYYNVWQQRNLARLEGKLLSPRILIAQIQQLFRSRIQQVNLDNVIVRVSNVIVRDRIWLNLLLTIII; encoded by the coding sequence ATGGCCCTCCCTAAGCATAGATTCATGATCTGGTTAATGTTCAGGAATGCTCTAAACTTGAAAGATAAATTCTGCGGGATTGGAGTATGCTCTGATGACAAGTGTTGTGTGTGTGATGCAGACAAAGAGACTATCAATCATCTTTTTCTGCAGTGCAGGTACAGTCTGTTAATACTCCAAGGTATTTGTACGTGGCTCCATATTCCTATACCTACTGGGAATGGCATTATTTTAATTGGTCGAAGGAACTGGGCACCAGTTCAGAAAAGTATCTGCCTTGCTGTTGTAATGGCTTTCTATTATAATGTATGGCAGCAACGTAATCTGGCCAGACTGGAAGGCAAATTGTTGAGTCCCAGGATCTTGATAGCACAAATACAACAGTTATTTAGAAGTAGGATTCAACAGGTTAACTTGGATAATGTGATTGTAAGAGTATCCAATGTGATTGTAAGAGATAGAATATGGCTTAACTTGTTACTTACTATCATTATTTAA